A window of Blastomonas sp. SL216 contains these coding sequences:
- the thrS gene encoding threonine--tRNA ligase — MSQLLKISLPDGSVREMPEGSTPADVAAAIGPGLAKAAIAARVDGELRDITRPFTGDAQLALVTAKDEADALELARHDFAHVLAEAVQNLFPGTQITFGPSTDDGFYYDFAPAERPFTDEDLPVIEAEMRRIIAANKPLKREVWERDALIARWTEQGETFKAEWAAELPQGDEITVYWSGDDWMDMCRGPHLASTGRLDPAAFKLTRVSGAYWRGDQRNPQLSRIYGTGWLNKKQLDAHLVRLEEAAKRDHRKIGQEMDLFHLQQEAHGSVFWHPRGFVIYRALEAYMRRRLDAAGYLEVKTPQVMDARQWEQSGHWGKYRENMFVIPDEVPNTEDEGPVVSNDAAWMALKPMNCPAHVLIFRQGIKSYRDLPLRLAEMGCCHRNEPHGALHGLMRVRQFTQDDAHIFCREDQLVDEISKFCDLLDVVYKDLGFGDYAIKLALRPEKRFGSDEMWDWSEQSMRDAVAATGRNTEEWGWEELPGEGAFYAPKLEFHLTDAIGRTWQVGTIQTDTVLPERLDASYVAEDGNRHRPIMLHRAILGSYERFIGILIEHYAGKFPLWLAPVQAVVATIVSDADDYAREVVAQLQAAGIRVEEDLRNEKINYKVREHSVGRVPNILVVGKQEAEKRTVALRRLGEQQQQFLSLDEAVAMLKNEALPPDLKG; from the coding sequence ATGTCCCAGCTTTTGAAGATCAGCCTGCCCGATGGATCGGTGCGCGAAATGCCCGAGGGCTCGACGCCCGCCGATGTCGCCGCCGCGATCGGTCCCGGCCTTGCCAAGGCGGCGATTGCCGCGCGTGTCGATGGCGAGCTGCGCGATATCACGCGCCCCTTTACCGGCGATGCGCAGCTGGCCTTGGTCACCGCGAAGGACGAGGCCGATGCGCTGGAGCTGGCGCGGCACGATTTCGCGCATGTGCTCGCCGAAGCGGTGCAGAACCTGTTCCCGGGCACGCAGATCACCTTCGGTCCATCGACCGACGACGGCTTCTATTATGACTTTGCGCCTGCCGAGCGCCCGTTCACTGACGAGGACCTGCCCGTCATCGAGGCCGAGATGCGCCGCATCATCGCTGCGAACAAGCCGCTCAAGCGCGAGGTGTGGGAACGCGATGCGCTGATCGCGCGCTGGACCGAGCAGGGCGAGACGTTCAAGGCCGAATGGGCCGCCGAACTGCCCCAGGGCGACGAAATTACGGTCTATTGGTCGGGGGACGACTGGATGGACATGTGCCGCGGGCCGCATCTGGCCTCGACCGGCAGGCTCGATCCTGCAGCGTTCAAGCTGACGCGCGTGTCGGGCGCCTATTGGCGGGGCGACCAGCGCAACCCGCAATTGTCGCGCATCTATGGCACCGGCTGGCTCAACAAGAAGCAGCTCGACGCGCATCTGGTGCGGCTGGAAGAGGCGGCCAAGCGCGATCATCGCAAGATCGGGCAGGAAATGGACCTGTTCCACCTGCAGCAGGAGGCGCACGGGTCGGTCTTCTGGCATCCGCGCGGCTTCGTGATCTATCGCGCGCTGGAGGCCTATATGCGCCGCCGGCTCGATGCCGCGGGCTATCTGGAGGTCAAGACCCCGCAGGTGATGGACGCGCGCCAATGGGAGCAGTCCGGGCACTGGGGCAAATATCGCGAGAACATGTTCGTCATCCCCGACGAGGTGCCCAACACCGAGGATGAAGGCCCGGTCGTGTCGAACGATGCCGCGTGGATGGCCTTGAAGCCGATGAACTGCCCGGCGCACGTCCTGATCTTCCGCCAGGGCATCAAGAGCTATCGCGACCTGCCCTTGCGCCTCGCCGAAATGGGCTGCTGTCACCGCAACGAGCCGCATGGCGCGCTGCACGGGCTGATGCGCGTGCGCCAGTTCACGCAGGACGATGCGCACATCTTTTGCCGCGAGGACCAGCTGGTCGACGAGATCAGCAAATTCTGCGACCTGCTCGACGTGGTCTACAAGGATCTGGGTTTTGGCGATTATGCCATCAAGCTCGCGCTGCGCCCCGAAAAGCGGTTCGGCAGTGACGAGATGTGGGACTGGTCCGAACAGTCGATGCGCGATGCCGTCGCCGCCACGGGGCGCAACACCGAAGAATGGGGCTGGGAAGAGCTGCCCGGCGAAGGTGCCTTCTATGCGCCCAAGCTGGAATTCCATCTCACTGATGCGATCGGCCGCACCTGGCAGGTGGGCACGATCCAGACCGATACCGTGCTGCCCGAACGGCTCGATGCCAGCTATGTCGCGGAGGATGGCAACCGCCACCGCCCGATCATGCTGCACCGTGCGATCCTGGGAAGCTATGAGCGGTTCATCGGCATCCTGATCGAGCATTATGCGGGCAAGTTCCCGCTGTGGCTCGCGCCGGTCCAGGCGGTGGTCGCGACAATCGTGTCCGATGCCGATGATTATGCGCGCGAGGTGGTGGCCCAGCTTCAGGCGGCGGGCATCCGCGTCGAGGAGGATCTGCGCAACGAGAAGATCAACTACAAGGTGCGCGAGCATTCGGTGGGCCGCGTGCCCAACATCCTGGTCGTCGGCAAGCAGGAGGCCGAAAAGCGCACCGTGGCGCTTCGCCGCCTGGGCGAACAGCAGCAGCAGTTCCTTTCGCTCGACGAGGCGGTGGCAATGCTGAAGAACGAGGCGCTTCCGCCCGATCTCAAGGGCTGA
- a CDS encoding TonB-dependent receptor, translated as MQIRYYLAASAAALSLATVMAAPAHAQETTSSVRGSVTANGAPVANADVKVIHTPSGTVATTTTDAEGNFSAVGLRLGGPFTVEVNASGFEQSSVTDIFLQAGQPFRLPVELQSEAVIVVTASSIAASTPLESGAGTVLTARDIAGVSNVNRDIRNLAARDPRVNLDPTNGGAISIAGQNNRFNRFTVDGVAFGDPFGLEAGGLVSTRGPVPLDAIGEFSVEVAPVDIQQGFFQGGAINAQLKSGSNEFSGLAGFYYGDDSLRGDTARGVRRTGAFESKIYTAQLTGPIIEDKLFFSLTYERLRDVVPAPILPGALGISDAQLSNISAIAQNVYNFDTQGVGGNIPEKDDKVVAKVDWNIADGHRATFTYIYNKGNVTAGQTGIGALTATNPTFSYLSNNYNQGATNHFGIVQFNDQWTDNFSTQLRVSYADYVRIQQPFGAASFGEFRTCLDPTSPAPITNQTIATAALTCTAGQRQLTFGPDISRQANELDAQSLNIEFQATLQLNNHTLKLIAERRTQDIRNLFAQRVSGAWYFDSIAGLQNRQANELNFSAPLRGGIDTVTADFENNSWTFGLQDTVDVTDTLVVTAGFRWDLFDTPDRPFVNNDFFNRFGFTNAQTLNGRQLFQPRFGLNWKPTDRLTVRGSAGLFGGGNPNVWISNSYSNPGPTLGNVQVRRVPGTGGAPDTFTISGVTGLSAAQQNAIGAATLNNVSGGTGIPQALVDAIRTAGTAQSPTNALDPNYKIPSQWRVSGTVDYNADLGFLGDNWNFGVDVVWSKVKSGLTWTDLRSVVTGVLPDGRPRYSVLAGQGATTNTDILLTNDDRGYSWNVVARFDKRWENGFRLGGAYTYQRAKDTNSGTSSVAFSNYTNAAVVDPNFAAYGTSNYQRDDAFRIVMGYDAKLFGDNTTRFELFFNSLSGQRYSYTFADQASGNLRSAVFGVTGTNNRYLAYVPNVASRTADPLVTYATNFDFAGFQSFVQNSELNKYQGRIAPKNIGRTPRYNKLDLSLRQEVPFVLGTKVELLADVENVLNLLDSDWGTIRQVGFPYYGTIANVTCVAQGTNTCAQYQFANRTGTTFTAPAEAVDLRGSLWAVRFGVRVTF; from the coding sequence ATGCAGATTCGCTATTATCTCGCGGCAAGCGCCGCGGCGCTTTCGCTGGCCACCGTCATGGCCGCACCGGCGCACGCACAGGAAACGACCTCGTCGGTCCGTGGTTCCGTCACCGCCAATGGCGCACCGGTTGCCAATGCCGACGTCAAGGTGATCCACACGCCGTCGGGCACCGTGGCCACCACCACCACCGACGCCGAAGGCAACTTCAGCGCCGTCGGTCTGCGTCTGGGCGGCCCGTTCACGGTCGAAGTCAACGCATCGGGCTTTGAACAGTCGTCGGTCACCGACATCTTCCTCCAGGCTGGCCAGCCCTTCCGTCTGCCGGTCGAACTGCAGTCCGAAGCCGTCATCGTCGTGACCGCTTCGTCGATCGCCGCATCGACCCCGCTCGAATCGGGCGCCGGCACCGTGCTGACCGCTCGCGACATCGCAGGCGTCTCGAACGTCAACCGCGACATCCGCAACCTGGCCGCGCGCGACCCGCGCGTGAACCTCGATCCGACCAATGGCGGCGCGATCTCGATCGCAGGACAGAACAACCGCTTCAACCGCTTCACCGTTGACGGCGTCGCCTTTGGCGATCCCTTCGGTCTGGAAGCCGGCGGCCTTGTTTCGACCCGTGGTCCGGTTCCGCTCGATGCAATCGGCGAGTTCTCGGTGGAAGTCGCTCCCGTCGACATCCAGCAGGGCTTTTTCCAGGGCGGCGCGATCAACGCGCAGCTGAAGTCGGGCTCGAACGAGTTCTCGGGCCTTGCCGGCTTCTATTACGGCGATGACAGCCTGCGCGGCGACACTGCCCGCGGCGTTCGTCGTACCGGCGCCTTCGAATCGAAGATCTACACCGCGCAGCTGACCGGCCCGATCATCGAGGACAAGCTGTTCTTCTCGCTGACCTATGAGCGGCTGCGGGACGTCGTGCCTGCCCCCATCCTGCCCGGAGCGCTCGGCATTTCCGATGCCCAGCTCAGCAATATCAGCGCGATCGCCCAGAACGTCTATAATTTCGACACCCAGGGTGTCGGCGGCAACATTCCCGAGAAGGATGACAAGGTCGTTGCCAAGGTCGACTGGAACATCGCCGACGGTCACCGCGCCACGTTCACCTATATCTACAACAAGGGTAACGTCACCGCTGGCCAGACCGGTATCGGTGCGCTGACAGCGACCAACCCCACTTTCTCGTACCTGTCGAACAACTACAACCAGGGCGCGACCAACCATTTCGGCATCGTCCAGTTCAACGACCAGTGGACCGACAATTTCTCGACCCAGCTGCGCGTGTCCTATGCCGATTATGTCCGCATCCAGCAGCCGTTCGGCGCAGCGTCCTTCGGTGAGTTCCGCACCTGTCTCGACCCGACCTCGCCTGCTCCGATTACCAATCAGACGATTGCCACGGCGGCACTGACCTGTACCGCAGGCCAGCGTCAGCTCACCTTCGGTCCGGACATCAGCCGCCAGGCGAACGAGCTCGATGCGCAGTCGCTGAACATCGAGTTCCAGGCCACGCTGCAGCTGAACAACCACACGCTCAAGCTGATTGCCGAGCGTCGCACCCAGGATATCCGCAACCTGTTCGCCCAGCGCGTCTCGGGTGCCTGGTATTTCGACTCGATCGCAGGTCTGCAGAACCGTCAGGCCAATGAGCTGAACTTCTCGGCTCCTCTGCGTGGCGGCATCGATACGGTCACCGCCGATTTCGAAAACAACAGCTGGACCTTCGGTCTGCAGGATACCGTTGACGTCACCGACACCCTGGTGGTCACCGCCGGCTTCCGCTGGGACCTGTTCGACACCCCCGATCGTCCGTTCGTCAACAACGACTTCTTCAACCGCTTCGGTTTCACCAACGCTCAGACCCTCAACGGTCGCCAGCTGTTCCAGCCGCGCTTCGGCCTCAACTGGAAGCCGACCGATCGCCTGACCGTCCGCGGTTCGGCCGGTCTGTTCGGCGGCGGCAACCCCAATGTGTGGATTTCGAACAGCTATTCGAACCCCGGTCCGACGCTGGGTAACGTGCAGGTTCGTCGTGTTCCCGGCACGGGCGGCGCTCCTGACACCTTCACCATTTCGGGCGTCACCGGTTTGAGCGCTGCGCAGCAGAACGCGATCGGTGCAGCGACGCTGAACAACGTTTCGGGCGGCACCGGTATTCCGCAGGCGCTGGTTGATGCGATCCGCACCGCCGGTACCGCGCAGTCGCCGACCAACGCACTGGATCCGAACTACAAGATCCCGTCGCAGTGGCGCGTTTCGGGCACCGTGGATTACAATGCTGATCTCGGCTTCCTGGGCGACAACTGGAACTTCGGTGTGGATGTGGTCTGGTCGAAGGTGAAGTCGGGTCTGACCTGGACCGATCTGCGTTCGGTCGTGACCGGCGTTCTGCCCGATGGCCGTCCGCGCTACAGCGTCCTGGCTGGCCAGGGTGCAACCACCAACACCGACATCCTGCTGACCAACGACGATCGCGGTTACAGCTGGAACGTGGTCGCACGGTTCGACAAGCGCTGGGAAAACGGCTTCCGCCTCGGCGGTGCCTATACCTACCAGCGCGCCAAGGACACCAACTCCGGCACCTCGTCGGTGGCGTTCTCGAACTACACCAACGCGGCGGTCGTGGACCCGAACTTCGCGGCTTATGGCACGTCCAACTATCAGCGTGACGATGCCTTCCGCATCGTCATGGGCTATGACGCCAAGCTGTTCGGCGACAACACCACCCGGTTCGAGCTGTTCTTCAACTCGCTCTCGGGTCAGCGTTACAGCTACACCTTTGCCGACCAGGCATCGGGTAACCTACGTTCGGCGGTCTTCGGTGTCACCGGTACCAACAACCGTTATCTGGCGTACGTGCCCAACGTCGCGTCGCGGACGGCTGATCCGCTGGTGACCTATGCTACAAACTTCGACTTTGCCGGTTTCCAGAGCTTCGTTCAGAATTCCGAGCTGAACAAGTATCAGGGCCGCATCGCGCCGAAGAACATCGGTCGCACCCCGCGCTACAACAAGCTCGACCTGTCGCTGCGTCAGGAAGTGCCGTTCGTGCTGGGCACCAAGGTCGAACTGCTGGCGGACGTCGAGAACGTCCTCAACCTGCTCGACTCCGATTGGGGCACCATCCGTCAGGTTGGCTTCCCCTATTACGGCACGATCGCCAACGTGACCTGCGTTGCGCAGGGCACCAACACCTGCGCGCAGTACCAGTTCGCCAACCGCACCGGCACCACCTTCACGGCTCCGGCCGAGGCTGTCGATCTGCGCGGCTCGCTCTGGGCGGTGCGTTTCGGGGTTCGCGTGACCTTCTAA